The sequence AGCGTTACCGCGTTTTATGGAAACAGGACTCGGCTCCCAAACAGCAGCTGGACACCCAGGAAACGCTGGTTCGCCAGTATGAGGCTGCCGTAAAAATAGACCAGGGTCTTGTGGACAACGCAAAACTCCAGATTACATACAGCCACATAACAGCCCCGATCAACGGTCGAACCGGCCTTAGACTCATCGACGCAGGCAATATGATTCGTGCAAATGATACTGGTGGACTTGTCGTCATAACCCAGCTTCAACCCATCAGCGTCGTTTTTCCCATTCCAGAAGACAGTCTTCCAAAAGTGCTTGATAAAATGAAAAGCGGCAATCGTATGACTGTGGATGCAATGGACAGAGAGCAGAAGCAGAAGCTCTCATCTGGTAGGCTTCTTACCATTGACAACCAGATCGATCCATCCACGGGAACAGTAAAGCTCAAGGCCGTATTCCAGAATGATAAAAATGAACTTTTTCCGAATCAGTTCGTCAATGCCCGTCTGCTTGTGGATACTAAGCATGATGCCATAATTGTGCCTTCTTCGGCCATCCAGAGGAGTACCCAGGGCGTTTTTGTGTACGTTGTGAAAGAAGACAAAACCGTCGAAATGCGCCCTATTACACCCGGAGCGCCCCAGGGTAACGACACGTCTGTCGCGTCTGGGCTTTCGGCAGATGAGCTTGTGGTTTCCGATGGTACAGAAAAACTGAAGGATGGCAGCAAGGTTGAACTGAAGGAGCAAAGCAGCGGCACTCCTCCGCGAAAGCAAAATAAATGAATTTTTCAAGTATTTTCATAAAAAGACCTGTTGCGACCACGCTGCTCATGATTGCCATAATCCTGGCAGGCGCTGTCGCTTATCGTCAGCTACCTGTTTCAGCTTTGCCGCAGGTTGATTATCCAACCATTCAGGTTCGTACTTTTTATCCTGGAGCAAGCCCGGATGTAATGACATCTTCTGTAACCGCACCTCTTGAGAAACAGTTCGGTCAGATGCCGGGACTCACCCAGATGACGTCTGCCAGCTCCAACGGTAGTTCGGTCATAACCATGCAGTTCAGCTTGAATTTAAGTCTCGATGTGGCTGAGCAGCAGGTTCAGGCAGCCATAAACGCCGCTTTCAATTTTCTTCCCAAGGATCTGCCGTCTCCTCCTGTTTACAGCAAAGTTAATCCTGCGGACGCGCCGATTCTGACTCTGGCCCTGTCATCGGATACGTTACCATTGCCAAAGGTAGAAGATCTGGCGGACATGAGATTCGCTCAGAAAATTTCCCAGATGCCAGGCGTTGGATTAGTAAGCATAAGCGGAGGCCAGCGGCCAGCTGTACGTATCCATGCAAACCCGACTGCCCTGGCTTCTTATGGAATGACACTTGAGGATCTGCGCACAGCCATTACAGCCGCAAATGTGAACCAGGCAAAGGGAGGTTTTGACGGACCACGACAGTCCTACATTATTGGAGCGAATGACCAGATATATTCAAGCAAGGATTACAAGTCACTCATAGTTGTATACAAAAATGGCGCGCCCATAAAGATGACTGATGTTGCTGAAGTGGTTGATGATGCTGAAAACGTGAATCAGGCCGCATGGATGAATACGTCGCCATCGGTTATCGTGAATATCCAGAGACAACCAGGCGCAAATGTAATTGAGGTTGTGGACAGCATTAAAAAACTTCTGCCACAGCTGCAGAGTTCTCTTCCTCCAACAATTAAAGTTGCAGTTCTAACAGACCGCACTACAACCATCCGAGAATCTGTGAAGGATGTCCAGTTTGAACTTATTCTGTCAGTTGCGCTGGTTGTTTTGGTTATATTCCTGTTTCTTAGAAATTTTGCCGCAACCATGATACCAAGTGTGGCAGTTCCGCTGTCGCTTGTCGGTTCATTCGGAGTGATGTATCTGCTTGGTTTCAGCCTTAATAATTTAACATTAATGGCTTTGACCATTTCCACGGGCTTTGTCGTGGATGATGCCATTGTAATGATAGAAAACATCGCCCGTTACGTCGAAGAAGGTGAAGAGCCGCTTCAGGCTGCACTCAAAGGCTCGAAGCAGATCGGATTCACAATTCTTTCTCTTACTGTTTCACTGATTGCGGTTCTTATTCCGCTTCTTTTCATGGGAGATGTTGTTGGCCGTCTTTTTCGTGAGTTTGCGATTACCCTCGGAGTGACCATACTTATTTCGGCAGTTGTTTCATTGACCCTTACCCCCATGATGTGTGCAAGGATTCTCAAACATGTTCCAGAGGAAAAACAGGGGAAATTCTATCATGGTTCCCAACTGGTATTTGACAGAGTCATTGCCGCATATGGCAGGTCACTACAATGGGTAATGAAACACCAGACAGCCACACTTGTGGTTGCTGGGGTAATGCTTGTTCTTACAGTGCTGCTTTATGTAATTGTACCTAAAGGCTTTTTCCCTGTTCAGGACACAGGATTAATCCAGGGAATTTCAGAAGCCAGGCAATCTATCTCATTTCCTGCCATGGCCGAGCGCCAGCAGGAACTTGCAAAGGTGATATTAAAAGATCCGGCAGTTGAGAGCCTTTCATCTTTCATAGGCGTTGACGGAACAAATACGACCCTGAATTCCGGCAGAATCCTTATTAATCTGAAGCCGCTTTCAGAACGAAAAATCAATGCGGGTGACATTATAAGAAGGCTTCAGCCCGAGCTTGCAAAAGTAGACGGTATAACACTTTTTATGCAGCCTGTTCAGGATCTGACCGTTGATGCCAAGGTCAGCCGTACCCAGTATCAGTACACGCTGGAAGATCCCAACGGTGACGAGCTTAATCTTTGGGCGCCCAAGGTTGTGGAAAAACTTGCAGAAATGCCTGAACTCCGTGATGTCAACAGCGACCAGCAGGACAAGGGCCTGAAAGTCGTGCTTGATATAGACAGAAATACTGCCTCGCGTTTTGGCATTACACCGCAGATGATAGACGATTCTCTTTATGACGCCTTTGGTCAGCGCCTTGTTTCAACCATTTTCACAGAGTTGAACCAGTATAGGGTTGTTCTTGCGGCAAAACCGGCATTCCAGAAGGATCCTTCAGGACTCAGTTCCATTTACCTGCGTTCTTCGGGAGGAGGGCAGGTGCCGCTCAGCGCTGTGGCAAAGGCCTCAGAAACAACAGGCCCACTTGTCATAAACAGGATAGGGCAATTTTCAGCAGTAACCACATCTTTCAACCTTGCAAAAGGCGTGGCTCTTGGCGATGCGGTAACTGCCATCGAAAACGCAACGAAGCAAATGAATATGCCTGTCAGTATACACGGAAGCTTTCAGGGCACAGCCCAGGCATTTAAAGCATCCCTCACCAACGAACCTCTTTTGATTCTTGCGGCTTTGATCACGGTTTACATTGTCCTTGGCGTTTTGTACGAAAGCTATATCCATCCTGTTACCATCCTATCCACTCTTCCTTCAGCCGGTGTTGGAGCTGTTCTGTCACTCATGCTCTGCCGCAGTGAACTTAACGTTATTGCCATTATCGGCATAATTTTGCTCATAGGTATAGTGAAGAAAAACGGAATAATGATGGTGGATTTCGCCCTTGACGCAGAAAGAGAGGAATGCAAATCACCTTCAGAAGCCATTTACCAGGCATGTCTTCTGAGATTCAGACCGATAATGATGACGACAATGGCAGCTTTGCTTGGGGCTCTGCCCCTTGCCATGAGTCATGGTATGGGAGCTGAACTGCGCAGGCCACTTGGCATATCCATTGTTGGAGGATTGATAATAAGCCAGATTCTTACTCTTTACACAACTCCGGTCATCTATCTCGCTTTTGACAGAATGGCCCGTCGCAGACGAGGCCTTGCTGCCGAACGTGATAATACTTTTATGGACGGGCAGGATCAGTAATGAATATATCGGCGCCTTTCATAAAAAAACCAGTAGCGACAACTCTCATAACAATAGGCATTGTTCTTGCCGGAATTGTAGCCTTCCGTTTGCTGCCTGTCTCGCCCTTGCCCCAGGTGGATTTCCCGACAATATCCGTTGCCGCTTCGTTGCCAGGAGCTGATCCTGAAACCATGTCCACGTCTGTAGCGGCTCCACTTGAAAGACAACTTGGTCAGATAGCGGGCGTTACGGAAATGACATCCACAAGTTACAGAGGAACCACAGGCATAACTCTCCAGTTTGATCTTGACCGGAATATAGACGGAGCTGCGCGTGATGTTCAGGCAGCTATAAATGCGGCAAGAGGATTTCTACCTTTAAACCTTCCGAATAATCCTACATACCGCAAGGTTAATCCTGCTGATGCTCCGGTCATGATTCTTTCCCTCACATCCGAAACTGTGAGTACGGCAAAAATGTATGACGTTGCATCATCTATTATCCAGCAAAAACTTTCCCAGGTTCAGGGGGTAGGGCAGGTCCATGTTGGAGGAAGCTCTCTACCAGCTGTTAGGGTTGACCTCAATCCTACTGCATTAAATAAGTATGGAATCAGCCTTGCAGCTGTCCGGAGCATGCTTTCTAATACAAATGCCAACAAGCCCAAAGGCAATCTGGCAAATGATGACAGAACATGGGAAATCAGGGCAAACGATCAGCTCCGCACCGCAGATCAGTATCTGCCCTTGATTGTTTCATACAAATCAGGCTCAGCCGTAAGGCTTTCGGACGTGGCTGACGTTCAGGATTCTGTTGAAGATCTGAGAACCGCCGGGCTGGTAAACGGAATTCCGGCTGTATCGGTCATAGTTTTTCGTCAACCCGGAGCCAATATCATAGAGACAGTGGATAAAGTCAGAAGCATGGTCCCGCAACTTGAGTCATCGCTGCCAGGGGGAGTCAAGCTGTCTGTGGTTCTTGATCGTACGCCTCCTATCCGTGGTTCACTGAGGGATGTGGAACAAAATCTTATTATTTCCATTCTTCTCGTTATTCTTGTCGTGTTCTGGTTTTTAAGAAGCATCAGATCAACGATTATTCCGGCGACAGCGGTAGCAGTGTCCATTATTGGAACATTCGGGATAATGTATCTGCTGGGTTATTCCCTTGACAACCTTTCCCTCATGGCTCTGACCATATCAACCGGCTTTGTGGTGGATGACGCGATAGTGGTTCTTGAAAACATAACCAGATACCGTGAAAAGGGTATGTCTCCTTTACAGGCTGCCCTGACAGGAACAAAAGAAATCGCATTTACGGTCATGTCCATGAGTACTTCTCTTGTCGCTGTTTTTATTCCCATTCTTCTTATGGGAGGAATGGTGGGCCGTCTGTTCAGGGAATTTGCTGTTACTCTTTCAGCGGCCATCATGATGTCGCTGCTTGTATCCCTGACACTTACGCCAATGATGTGCGCCAGGCTTTTAAAGCCTGAGACAAACGAAGGACATGGACCTGTTTACAGGACAAGCGAAGCTGTTTTAAACTGGATGCACAGTCGTTATGAGCTGAGTCTCAATTGGGCGCTTCGTCATCACAGGATCATGCTTGGAGTTACTGTTATTACCCTTGCCGTCAACATCGCCCTTTTTGTAAAGATCCCAAAAGGCTTTTTTCCTGAGCAGGATTCAGGGCGTTTAAGCGGAAATATCCAAGCTGCACAGGACATCTCGTTTCAGGCATTAAAGGAAAAGCTAACCCAGGTTGTTGATATAATAAGAAAGGATCCTGATGTCGAAAATGTGGCTGGTTTTACAGGCGGAGGTGGCGGCGGAGGTTCAACCACCAATACAGGCAGAATGTTTATTGCCCTGAAGCCCTTTGAAGAACGACTGACGCCATTAACTGGAATCATTGCAAGACTGCGCAAAAAATTGTCTGAAATCCCAGGGGCTGCCACCTTTCTTCAGCCGGTGCAAGATCTTCGCATAGGCGGAAGGATGAGCAACGCCATGTACCAGTATACTCTTCAGGGAGATAATGTCAGAGAACTGAACGTATGGGGACCAAAAGTTCTGCAGAAGTTGCGTGCGCTCCCAATGCTTGTGGATGTCAACAGCGACCAGCAAAACAAGGGGCTTCAGGTTTCTATTGAAATCGACCGCCAGACAGCGTCAAAATTGGGAATAACCCCCCAGGCAATAGATGAAATTCTTTATGACGCTTTCGGCCAGCGCCCTGTTTCTGTCAATTATACGCTTCTTAACCAGTATCGTGTAATAATGGAGGTGGCTCCCCAATTCTGGCAAAATCCTGAAACCCTCAATGATATATATGTCCCTTCAAACAAGGGCGTCATGGTTCCACTGAGCGCTTTCAGTTCTTATAAACCGTCTTCCACAGCGCTTTCGATAAATCATCAGGGCCAGTTCCCGTCTGTGACAATATCATTCAATCTTGCTCCTGGCGTGGCTCTTGGCGAAGCAGTTACATCAATTGAAGAAATAACAAAAGAAATAGGTCTGCCAGCAAGTATCATGGGAAATTTCAAGGGAACCGCCCAAGCCTTCAAGGCATCACTCAGCAGTCAGCCGATGCTGATTCTGTCTGCGCTTGTGGCTGTGTATATCGTCCTCGGTGTTCTTTATGAGAGCTACCTTCATCCCATAACAATACTATCAACCCTGCCGTCCGCGGGAGTTGGTGCAGCTCTTGCCCTGATGATTTTTAAAACTGACATGAGCATAATAGCGGTTATAGGTGTGCTGCTTCTTATCGGCATAGTCAAAAAAAACGGAATCATGATGATCGACTTTGCCATGGCTGCGCAAAGAAAACAAAAGCTGGATCCTGTTGATGCAATCAGGCAGGCATGTCTGCTAAGGTTCAGGCCAATCATGATGACAACTATGGCTGCCCTTCTGGGCGCCATGCCGCTTGCCCTCGGAACTGGTGTGGGATCGGAGCTGCGCAGGCCGCTTGGGATTTCCATTGTTGGAGGTCTTATTTTCAGTCAGATGATGACTCTTTATACAACTCCTGTCGTATATCTTTATATAGATCGTTTAAGACAGTGGACTGACCAGCGGCGCAGGAAAAACAAAAAAAAGCTTTATACCGACATGGTTTCTGATGAAGTCGGTGAATAAAGCAATTGAGCCAGAGACATATAAAGTATGCCGGACTATTGATACCTGATATTTAATAAAGGACATTCAATGAAAAAGAACAATATAATCAGAAATTCTTTCAGACTGGCATTATCGCTTTCCTTGCTTGTCTCCACCACTGCGTGCACAATGGGCAGGGATTATATAAAGCCTGAAACCAGGTCGCCGGATTCCTTCAAGGAAATGAAGGGCTGGAAAATAGGGAAGCCGAATGATGAATCAATCGGAGAAGCCTGGTGGAAGGTGTTTAATGACCCGCAGCTGAATGCTCTGGAAGAAAAGGTAAACATCTCGAATCAGAATATAATGGCTGCCGAGGCCAGATTTCGTCAGGCAAGAGCGGCTGTTCAGGCTGCAAGATCAGGGTATTTTCCAGGCGTCAATGCCGGAGCTTCATTCAGCCGATCCCAGAAGTCAGAAAATATCAAAGGCTCCACTGGAACTGTAAATTCTGATTTTATGCTGCCCGCAGATATCTCATGGGAAGCTGATTTGTGGGGGAAAATAAGGCGAACAGTGGAAGCGAGTCAGGCCGGTCAGCAGGCCAGTGCAGCTGATCTTGCTGCCGTACGCCTAAGTGTACAGGCTGAACTGGCGCAGGACTTTTTTCAGCTTAGGACTCTGGATTCCCAGAAAAAAATTCTTGATTCAACTGTGGAGCTGTATGAAAAATCCCTTGAAATGGCAAGAAACAGATACGACAGCGGAGTTGTCTCAAAGTCTGATGTGTTGCAGGCAGAGACCCAGCTGAAAAGTACACAGGCGCAGGTGATTGACATCGGAGTTCAGAGGGCGCAACTTGAACACGCCATAGCCCTTTTGACAGGACAACCTGCATCTAATTTTTCCCTTGCATTTGCTCCGCTTGAAGTTTCACCACCTCCAATTCCAGTGGGAGTGCCGTCGGAACTTCTTGAACGCAGGCCTGACATAGCTTCGGCAGAAAGGCATGTAGCTGCCGCAAATGCCCAGATCGGAGCAGCAGAAGCGGCATTTTATCCAACCATAAGGCTGTCTGCAGGCGGAGGTTATGAATCTTCAGCCATAGATAAGCTGTTCGATTGGCCAAGCCATTTCTGGTCTTTCGGGCCTTCGATAAGTGGAAATGTTTTTGACGGTGGACTTAGAAGCGCCCAAAGCCAGCAGGCACAGGCTGTTTACGATGCGAGTGTCGCAGCTTACAGAAATAACGTCCTTTCTGGTTTTCAGGAAGTGGAAGATAATCTGGCTGCTTTAAGAATTCTGGAAGAAGAGGCAAAGGTTCAGGATGATGCGGTTAAGTCCGCACAGAAGGCGCTGGATGTTTCATTAAACCAGTATAAGGCTGGTACAGTGAGTTATGTGAATGTCATAATTTCCCAGACAGTAAAGCTTTCAAATGAAAAAACAGCTACATCCATAAGCGGTAGACGCATGGCCGCAAGTGTACTTTTAGTGAAGGCTCTGGGCGGAGGATGGAATTCTGCTGCATTGAATGCACCAGATAATATGCAAACAGCAAATGAGGCAGATTATGAAAACACAAAACAAGGCAAACCTTAATTGAACCGTGCAAAAGCTACTTTCCGTGCCCTGTCTTCAAAAAACTACAGGCTATTCATGGCAGGCCAGGGGATTTCCTTGATAGGAACCTGGGTGCAACAGACTGCAATGAGCTGGCTGGTTTACAGATTGACACATTCAGCCGCACTTTTAGGCGTTGTCGGCTTCTGTAGCCAGATTCCCTCATTTTTTGTGGCGCCCTTTGCCGGAGTTCTTGCAGACAGGATAAACAAGCACAGACTGATCATCCTGACACAGGCACTTTCCATGATTCAGGCTCTCACCTTGGGAATTCTCCTTATGACTGACTACATCAAGGTCTGGCACATACCTGTACTCAGCCTCTTTCTTGGCCTTGTCAACGCTTTTGATATTCCAACTCGCCAGTCTTTTGTAATTGAAATGGTGGAAGACAAATCCCTTCTTGGAAACGCCATAGCCCTTAATTCCTCAATGGTTAATGTTGCCCGAATGATAGGCCCTACGATAGCAGGCATCATGATTGCTGCTTTTGGCGAAGAAATCTGCTTTTTTACAAATGCGGCCAGTTATGTGGCAGTGATTATTTCTCTGCTTCTTATGAAAAACATAAAGAGCAGAATTAGCTCCGATCAGAAATCAGCCCTGAAAGGCCTTAGGGAAGGATTTAATTATGCGTTCGGTTTTATGCCAATCAAGGTAATCATACTGCAACTTGGTCTTGTTAGTCTTACAGGTGTGCCGTTCATGGTGCTTCTGCCGATTTTCGCAAGCGATATTCTGCATGGAGGACCTCATACACTTGGATTTCTCATGGGAGCTTCAGGAGTCGGGGCTCTCTGCGGCGCTCTGTTTCTTGCATCACGAAAAGATGTTCTTGGACTTGGTAAAATTATAGCTTCAGCAACTCTGATCTTTGGCTGCGGACTTGTCTTTTTTTCCATATCCAGTGTTCTGTGGCTTTCAATGACAATGCTATTTTGGGCAGGATTTGGAATGATGGTTCAAATGGCCGCAAGCAATACAATTCTTCAAACAATAGTTGATGATGATAAGCGCGGCAGGGTAATGAGTTTCTTCACAATGGCCTTTATCGGCATGGCTCCATTCGGAAGCCTGTGGGCTGGTACGCTTGCCAGTCATATTGGCGCTCCTAAAACTCTTTTCATTGGAGGAGTCTGCTGCATGATCTGTTCAGCCGTCTTTTCCAGAAAACTTCCAGATCTGAGGAAAATGATCAGGCCTGTATATGAGAAAATTGGCATCATAAAGACTTACTAATAAGGAGGAGACCTCCTCGCTCATTTTCAATAAGGGACAATATATGCTTAAAAATGTGAATAATAAGAAAGATCTGCAACAATTTTTGCTTTCTATCCTCTCCACTAGCGGAACTTTAGCAGGACTCAGTTTAGCTCTTGTTGGTATCGCCAATATAAAAATAGCAAGTACAAAAATAGAATCAATAGCTGATGATCTGTTTCTTATGTCATCAATTGGCTTTCTTGTTGTTTGCTACCTGATTTTTTTTGCTCTTAGACATCTGCAGTCTGAAAACATAGAAAAATGGACTAACGCTATTGATATTGTGTTTTTGTTATCAATCACATGTTTGGTGGTAGCTGGATTTGTAGTAGTCTATACTGTTTTCTGACAGCTGAAATCAGACATATGCAATGGTTACATTTTTTTGATATATTTGCAATTAGCTCTTTAGGTTTTATTTTCGTTGTTATCTACAAATTTATTATGAACTTCACGTGTTAAAACCTCAATGCGCACAGTTAATTCTTTTGTTAGTCACCGACCACCGGCTTTGCCGGTGGTCGGTGACTGACATAATTGAAACTTCAGCTTCATGGATAAGGAGTGATAATGACCCACAGACTTGTTTCACCTGAAAGTTTAGGACTTGCCTTAAGGACTGAGCGCAAGAAGAAAAGCCTTACCCAAAAAGCAGTGGGGCATCAGGTCTGCATGGAACAGCATACCATCTCCAAGGTTGAAAAGGGTAATCCTGGAACAACGCTGAATACTCTTTTCCGTCTTCTTGCAGCTCTTGATCTTGAACTTGTTATACAGCCTTGTCAAAAAAATGAAAAAGTCGAAGGAGACAGCTGGTAGATGGGAAGACCAAGAATAACAACTGATCTCTATGTTTTTATGAATGGTCTTAAAGTAGGCTGCCTTACAAGACTTTCAACAGGTATGCTGAGTTTTGAGTACAGTGATTCCTGGATACATTCAGACAGGGCACGACCTTTATCACTGTCAATGCCACTATCTCAAAAAGCTTACGCAGGAGATATGGTTGACAGCTTTTTCGACAATCTTCTTCCGGACAGTCAGCCTGTAAGAAGCAGAATCCAAACAAGATTTAGGGCTAAGAGCAACAGGTGTTTTGATCTCCTCTGGCATGTTGGTCGTGATTGTGTAGGAGCCATACAGCTTCTTCCTGATGATGCTGAAATTATTGATGTAAGGCGTATTGAGGCTGATGAAGTCTCAGAGGCTCAGATTGCTGATATCCTCCGTAA is a genomic window of Desulforegula conservatrix Mb1Pa containing:
- a CDS encoding MdtA/MuxA family multidrug efflux RND transporter periplasmic adaptor subunit; amino-acid sequence: MRTDIFRGRPSIKRFKLVFIIAALFFVVAAGIGPQTSKAAEKDAEKKDQKPPAPPTSVTAVPAKKGDVNIYLTGLGSVIPSNTVIVKSRVDGQLMEVLFKEGQMVKKNDQLATIDPRPFEAQLSQAEGQMMRDQELLKNAKTDLERYRVLWKQDSAPKQQLDTQETLVRQYEAAVKIDQGLVDNAKLQITYSHITAPINGRTGLRLIDAGNMIRANDTGGLVVITQLQPISVVFPIPEDSLPKVLDKMKSGNRMTVDAMDREQKQKLSSGRLLTIDNQIDPSTGTVKLKAVFQNDKNELFPNQFVNARLLVDTKHDAIIVPSSAIQRSTQGVFVYVVKEDKTVEMRPITPGAPQGNDTSVASGLSADELVVSDGTEKLKDGSKVELKEQSSGTPPRKQNK
- a CDS encoding MdtB/MuxB family multidrug efflux RND transporter permease subunit, whose amino-acid sequence is MNFSSIFIKRPVATTLLMIAIILAGAVAYRQLPVSALPQVDYPTIQVRTFYPGASPDVMTSSVTAPLEKQFGQMPGLTQMTSASSNGSSVITMQFSLNLSLDVAEQQVQAAINAAFNFLPKDLPSPPVYSKVNPADAPILTLALSSDTLPLPKVEDLADMRFAQKISQMPGVGLVSISGGQRPAVRIHANPTALASYGMTLEDLRTAITAANVNQAKGGFDGPRQSYIIGANDQIYSSKDYKSLIVVYKNGAPIKMTDVAEVVDDAENVNQAAWMNTSPSVIVNIQRQPGANVIEVVDSIKKLLPQLQSSLPPTIKVAVLTDRTTTIRESVKDVQFELILSVALVVLVIFLFLRNFAATMIPSVAVPLSLVGSFGVMYLLGFSLNNLTLMALTISTGFVVDDAIVMIENIARYVEEGEEPLQAALKGSKQIGFTILSLTVSLIAVLIPLLFMGDVVGRLFREFAITLGVTILISAVVSLTLTPMMCARILKHVPEEKQGKFYHGSQLVFDRVIAAYGRSLQWVMKHQTATLVVAGVMLVLTVLLYVIVPKGFFPVQDTGLIQGISEARQSISFPAMAERQQELAKVILKDPAVESLSSFIGVDGTNTTLNSGRILINLKPLSERKINAGDIIRRLQPELAKVDGITLFMQPVQDLTVDAKVSRTQYQYTLEDPNGDELNLWAPKVVEKLAEMPELRDVNSDQQDKGLKVVLDIDRNTASRFGITPQMIDDSLYDAFGQRLVSTIFTELNQYRVVLAAKPAFQKDPSGLSSIYLRSSGGGQVPLSAVAKASETTGPLVINRIGQFSAVTTSFNLAKGVALGDAVTAIENATKQMNMPVSIHGSFQGTAQAFKASLTNEPLLILAALITVYIVLGVLYESYIHPVTILSTLPSAGVGAVLSLMLCRSELNVIAIIGIILLIGIVKKNGIMMVDFALDAEREECKSPSEAIYQACLLRFRPIMMTTMAALLGALPLAMSHGMGAELRRPLGISIVGGLIISQILTLYTTPVIYLAFDRMARRRRGLAAERDNTFMDGQDQ
- a CDS encoding multidrug efflux RND transporter permease subunit — translated: MNISAPFIKKPVATTLITIGIVLAGIVAFRLLPVSPLPQVDFPTISVAASLPGADPETMSTSVAAPLERQLGQIAGVTEMTSTSYRGTTGITLQFDLDRNIDGAARDVQAAINAARGFLPLNLPNNPTYRKVNPADAPVMILSLTSETVSTAKMYDVASSIIQQKLSQVQGVGQVHVGGSSLPAVRVDLNPTALNKYGISLAAVRSMLSNTNANKPKGNLANDDRTWEIRANDQLRTADQYLPLIVSYKSGSAVRLSDVADVQDSVEDLRTAGLVNGIPAVSVIVFRQPGANIIETVDKVRSMVPQLESSLPGGVKLSVVLDRTPPIRGSLRDVEQNLIISILLVILVVFWFLRSIRSTIIPATAVAVSIIGTFGIMYLLGYSLDNLSLMALTISTGFVVDDAIVVLENITRYREKGMSPLQAALTGTKEIAFTVMSMSTSLVAVFIPILLMGGMVGRLFREFAVTLSAAIMMSLLVSLTLTPMMCARLLKPETNEGHGPVYRTSEAVLNWMHSRYELSLNWALRHHRIMLGVTVITLAVNIALFVKIPKGFFPEQDSGRLSGNIQAAQDISFQALKEKLTQVVDIIRKDPDVENVAGFTGGGGGGGSTTNTGRMFIALKPFEERLTPLTGIIARLRKKLSEIPGAATFLQPVQDLRIGGRMSNAMYQYTLQGDNVRELNVWGPKVLQKLRALPMLVDVNSDQQNKGLQVSIEIDRQTASKLGITPQAIDEILYDAFGQRPVSVNYTLLNQYRVIMEVAPQFWQNPETLNDIYVPSNKGVMVPLSAFSSYKPSSTALSINHQGQFPSVTISFNLAPGVALGEAVTSIEEITKEIGLPASIMGNFKGTAQAFKASLSSQPMLILSALVAVYIVLGVLYESYLHPITILSTLPSAGVGAALALMIFKTDMSIIAVIGVLLLIGIVKKNGIMMIDFAMAAQRKQKLDPVDAIRQACLLRFRPIMMTTMAALLGAMPLALGTGVGSELRRPLGISIVGGLIFSQMMTLYTTPVVYLYIDRLRQWTDQRRRKNKKKLYTDMVSDEVGE
- a CDS encoding efflux transporter outer membrane subunit: MKKNNIIRNSFRLALSLSLLVSTTACTMGRDYIKPETRSPDSFKEMKGWKIGKPNDESIGEAWWKVFNDPQLNALEEKVNISNQNIMAAEARFRQARAAVQAARSGYFPGVNAGASFSRSQKSENIKGSTGTVNSDFMLPADISWEADLWGKIRRTVEASQAGQQASAADLAAVRLSVQAELAQDFFQLRTLDSQKKILDSTVELYEKSLEMARNRYDSGVVSKSDVLQAETQLKSTQAQVIDIGVQRAQLEHAIALLTGQPASNFSLAFAPLEVSPPPIPVGVPSELLERRPDIASAERHVAAANAQIGAAEAAFYPTIRLSAGGGYESSAIDKLFDWPSHFWSFGPSISGNVFDGGLRSAQSQQAQAVYDASVAAYRNNVLSGFQEVEDNLAALRILEEEAKVQDDAVKSAQKALDVSLNQYKAGTVSYVNVIISQTVKLSNEKTATSISGRRMAASVLLVKALGGGWNSAALNAPDNMQTANEADYENTKQGKP
- a CDS encoding MFS transporter gives rise to the protein MNRAKATFRALSSKNYRLFMAGQGISLIGTWVQQTAMSWLVYRLTHSAALLGVVGFCSQIPSFFVAPFAGVLADRINKHRLIILTQALSMIQALTLGILLMTDYIKVWHIPVLSLFLGLVNAFDIPTRQSFVIEMVEDKSLLGNAIALNSSMVNVARMIGPTIAGIMIAAFGEEICFFTNAASYVAVIISLLLMKNIKSRISSDQKSALKGLREGFNYAFGFMPIKVIILQLGLVSLTGVPFMVLLPIFASDILHGGPHTLGFLMGASGVGALCGALFLASRKDVLGLGKIIASATLIFGCGLVFFSISSVLWLSMTMLFWAGFGMMVQMAASNTILQTIVDDDKRGRVMSFFTMAFIGMAPFGSLWAGTLASHIGAPKTLFIGGVCCMICSAVFSRKLPDLRKMIRPVYEKIGIIKTY
- a CDS encoding helix-turn-helix domain-containing protein, whose protein sequence is MTHRLVSPESLGLALRTERKKKSLTQKAVGHQVCMEQHTISKVEKGNPGTTLNTLFRLLAALDLELVIQPCQKNEKVEGDSW
- a CDS encoding HipA N-terminal domain-containing protein; translation: MGRPRITTDLYVFMNGLKVGCLTRLSTGMLSFEYSDSWIHSDRARPLSLSMPLSQKAYAGDMVDSFFDNLLPDSQPVRSRIQTRFRAKSNRCFDLLWHVGRDCVGAIQLLPDDAEIIDVRRIEADEVSEAQIADILRNYTTMPLGMKDDDFRISIAGAQEKTALLKMTGDGIVLLELRLQATF